A section of the Streptomyces sp. CG1 genome encodes:
- the cpaB gene encoding Flp pilus assembly protein CpaB, with amino-acid sequence MNSRQRRGVILLILSVLCALGAFAGVLSVVHDVDSKVGPEVTAYQVRSDVKPYTALDTDQFEKIKMPKRWLSGNAVTDLRQIQGKIAVTTLRAGSLLQTDMIVDQPALQPGEQEVAIMIDAATGVAGKITPGSRVNVYATFAGKKDTEADQSKIIVTDARVLDVGRITALDPDSSKNQQQPSQAVPITFALSTLDAQRLTYAESFAQRVRLALVAPGGATSVPGKDRTYELATDK; translated from the coding sequence ATGAACTCCCGTCAGCGCCGCGGCGTGATACTCCTGATCCTGTCGGTCCTGTGCGCTCTCGGCGCGTTCGCCGGCGTGCTCTCCGTCGTCCACGACGTCGACTCCAAGGTCGGGCCCGAGGTCACCGCCTATCAGGTCAGGTCCGACGTCAAGCCGTACACCGCGCTGGACACGGACCAGTTCGAGAAGATCAAGATGCCCAAGCGGTGGCTGTCCGGCAACGCCGTCACCGATCTCCGCCAGATCCAGGGCAAGATCGCCGTCACCACCCTGCGCGCCGGGTCCCTGCTCCAGACCGACATGATCGTCGACCAGCCCGCCCTCCAGCCCGGAGAGCAGGAGGTCGCCATCATGATCGACGCGGCGACGGGCGTGGCCGGCAAGATCACGCCGGGGTCCCGGGTCAATGTCTATGCGACCTTCGCCGGAAAGAAGGACACCGAAGCGGACCAGTCGAAGATCATCGTGACGGACGCCCGCGTTCTCGACGTCGGCCGGATCACCGCCCTGGATCCCGACAGCAGCAAGAACCAGCAGCAGCCCAGCCAGGCCGTCCCCATCACCTTCGCGCTGTCCACCCTGGACGCCCAGCGCCTCACCTACGCCGAGTCCTTCGCCCAGCGCGTCCGGCTCGCGCTGGTGGCCCCCGGCGGCGCGACCAGCGTGCCCGGCAAGGACCGCACCTACGAACTCGCGACGGACAAGTGA
- a CDS encoding P-loop NTPase produces MPTRILPAGADPDAVRSLVTLLSQLPDAEPQPPVGDSTQLVDTLAHLAAESVDELPEVVVVHERIGPVPALELIREVALRFPAVGVILVTTDASPGLFAAAMDSGARGLVALPLSYEELASRVQAVAQWSTGVRRHLGHGADVFGGVGGTVVTVSGAKGGTGATLAAIQLALAAQASGRPTALVDLDLQTGDIASYLDIQFRRSVVDLAAITDISPRVLADAVFRHDTGLVLLLAPAEGERGEEVTDRAARQIVSVLRSRYEVVVVDCGAQLGGAGAAVVEMADTALLVTTPDVISVRAAKRTVRMWDRLQIRKAEETTVVVNRHSRHTEIQPALVQRITGTALARTTVPANFKELQSVVDAGRVHELDGRSSVKQALWALAGELGLVKAGEGGHRGGPGRGTVGFRRRKE; encoded by the coding sequence ATGCCCACCAGGATCCTCCCGGCCGGCGCGGACCCCGACGCGGTCCGCTCCCTCGTCACCCTCCTCAGCCAGCTCCCCGACGCCGAACCACAGCCACCGGTCGGCGACTCCACCCAGCTGGTCGACACCCTCGCCCACCTCGCCGCCGAGTCCGTGGACGAACTGCCCGAGGTCGTGGTCGTACACGAGCGGATCGGCCCGGTACCGGCCCTGGAGCTGATCCGCGAAGTCGCCCTGCGTTTCCCCGCCGTCGGCGTCATCCTCGTCACCACCGACGCGAGCCCCGGCCTGTTCGCCGCCGCCATGGACTCCGGCGCCCGCGGCCTGGTCGCGCTCCCGCTGTCGTACGAGGAACTCGCCAGCCGCGTCCAGGCCGTCGCCCAGTGGTCGACCGGCGTACGGCGCCATCTCGGCCACGGCGCCGACGTGTTCGGCGGTGTCGGCGGTACGGTCGTCACGGTCAGCGGCGCCAAGGGGGGAACCGGGGCGACGCTCGCGGCCATTCAGCTCGCCCTTGCCGCGCAGGCATCCGGGCGGCCGACCGCCCTGGTCGATCTGGATCTGCAGACCGGCGACATCGCCTCCTACCTGGACATCCAGTTCCGGCGGTCCGTGGTCGACCTCGCCGCCATCACCGACATCTCGCCGCGCGTCCTCGCCGACGCCGTCTTCCGCCATGACACCGGGCTGGTCCTGCTCCTCGCCCCCGCCGAGGGCGAACGCGGCGAGGAGGTCACCGACCGCGCCGCCCGCCAGATCGTCAGCGTGCTCCGCTCCCGCTACGAGGTGGTCGTGGTCGACTGCGGCGCCCAGCTCGGCGGGGCCGGCGCGGCGGTGGTGGAGATGGCCGACACCGCCCTGCTGGTGACCACCCCGGACGTGATCTCCGTACGCGCCGCCAAACGGACGGTACGGATGTGGGACCGGCTGCAGATCCGCAAGGCCGAGGAGACGACGGTCGTCGTCAACCGGCATTCGCGCCATACGGAGATCCAGCCCGCGCTGGTGCAGCGCATCACGGGGACGGCGCTCGCCCGCACCACCGTACCGGCCAACTTCAAGGAGCTTCAGTCCGTCGTGGACGCGGGGCGCGTGCATGAACTGGACGGCAGGAGTTCCGTGAAGCAGGCGCTGTGGGCGCTCGCCGGGGAACTGGGGCTGGTGAAGGCGGGCGAGGGCGGCCATCGCGGGGGCCCGGGCCGGGGCACGGTCGGATTCCGGCGGCGGAAGGAGTGA
- a CDS encoding pilus assembly protein encodes MTPLIILTLVLMWQAVLVGYTFTLAGNAADEGVRAGTAAAPGGARQAACSAAGMKHLSAAWRGDATVNCSPSGYVTADVSLRVPVLFPGLISFPATVHGHAGAVEEVKR; translated from the coding sequence ATGACGCCGCTGATCATTCTGACCTTGGTGCTCATGTGGCAGGCCGTGCTCGTGGGGTACACCTTCACGCTCGCCGGGAATGCTGCGGACGAGGGGGTGCGGGCGGGGACGGCGGCGGCGCCGGGCGGCGCGCGGCAGGCGGCCTGCTCGGCCGCGGGGATGAAGCATCTGTCGGCGGCGTGGAGGGGGGATGCGACGGTGAACTGCAGTCCGTCCGGCTATGTCACGGCCGACGTCTCGCTCAGGGTCCCGGTTCTCTTTCCCGGGCTGATCTCCTTTCCCGCCACCGTGCACGGCCACGCCGGTGCCGTCGAGGAGGTGAAGCGCTGA
- a CDS encoding TadE/TadG family type IV pilus assembly protein, translated as MPHRDRGRDAGQVAIEYLGFIPVLLIVGMAGIQIGAVAYAAEQAGTAARAGARAASLRQDAQQACAGAVSGALTVTCGETGGGDGSVTVTARVKIPKIVWDFGDATKSATMPLDH; from the coding sequence ATGCCGCACAGGGACAGAGGGCGCGACGCGGGCCAAGTAGCCATCGAGTACCTCGGGTTCATCCCGGTCCTGCTGATCGTGGGCATGGCGGGCATCCAGATCGGGGCCGTCGCGTACGCCGCCGAGCAGGCCGGTACGGCGGCGCGGGCGGGGGCGCGGGCGGCGTCCCTGCGGCAGGACGCGCAGCAGGCGTGCGCCGGCGCCGTCAGCGGTGCGCTCACCGTGACGTGTGGCGAGACCGGGGGAGGGGACGGCTCGGTCACCGTCACCGCCAGGGTGAAGATCCCGAAGATCGTCTGGGACTTCGGCGACGCCACCAAGTCCGCCACCATGCCGCTCGACCACTAA
- a CDS encoding CpaF family protein has translation MSLRARISTPEEHGSRGEDGHLVASYRAKLLEEIDLAEMSSLAAADRRARLERVLGHIISREGPVLSTVERSQLIRRVVDEALGLGILEPLLEDASITEIMVNGADAIFVERGGRVEQLPIRFASADQLMQTIERIVSTVNRRVDESNPMVDARLPSGERVNVIIPPLSLTGPILTIRRFPRSFTLQELISFGSLDEHMVFLLAGLVQAKFNIIVSGATGTGKTTLLNALSGLIPSHERIITIEDSAELQLQQTHVVRLESRPPNVEGKGQVTIRDLVRNSLRMRPDRIVVGEVRGGESLDMLQAMSTGHDGSLATVHANSAEDALTRLQTLASMSDVEVPFVALHDQINSAVDVIVQLTRFADGARRITEIALLDSHGGEPYRLATVARFDAQPMTPDGRVYGAFQYFPLPRRTADRLYMASQPIPQAFGIAHTAAQLTTREAR, from the coding sequence ATGAGTCTGCGGGCACGCATCAGCACTCCGGAGGAGCACGGCAGCCGGGGCGAGGACGGGCATCTGGTCGCCTCCTACCGGGCCAAGCTGCTGGAGGAGATCGACCTCGCGGAGATGAGTTCGCTGGCCGCCGCCGACCGCCGGGCGCGGCTCGAGCGGGTGCTCGGGCACATCATCAGCCGTGAGGGCCCGGTGCTGTCGACGGTCGAGCGCTCGCAGCTGATCCGCCGGGTGGTGGACGAGGCGCTGGGCCTCGGCATCCTGGAACCCCTGCTGGAGGACGCCTCGATCACCGAGATCATGGTGAACGGCGCCGACGCGATCTTCGTGGAACGCGGCGGCCGCGTCGAGCAGTTGCCGATCCGGTTCGCCTCCGCCGACCAGCTGATGCAGACCATCGAGCGGATCGTGTCGACGGTGAACAGAAGGGTCGACGAGTCGAATCCGATGGTGGACGCCCGCCTGCCCTCCGGCGAGCGCGTCAACGTCATCATCCCCCCGCTGTCGCTGACCGGCCCGATCCTCACCATCCGCCGCTTCCCGCGCTCCTTCACCCTGCAGGAGCTGATCTCCTTCGGCTCGCTGGACGAGCACATGGTGTTTCTGCTGGCAGGGCTGGTGCAGGCGAAGTTCAACATCATCGTCTCGGGGGCGACCGGCACCGGAAAGACGACCCTGCTGAATGCCCTCTCCGGACTCATCCCGTCCCACGAACGCATCATCACCATCGAGGACTCCGCCGAACTCCAGCTCCAGCAGACGCATGTGGTCCGCCTGGAGTCGCGGCCGCCGAACGTCGAGGGCAAGGGCCAGGTCACCATCCGCGACCTGGTCCGCAACTCCCTCCGTATGCGCCCGGACCGGATCGTCGTCGGTGAGGTCCGCGGCGGTGAGTCCCTCGACATGCTCCAGGCGATGTCCACCGGCCACGACGGATCGCTGGCGACCGTGCATGCCAACAGCGCCGAGGACGCCCTGACCCGGCTGCAGACCCTCGCCTCCATGTCCGACGTCGAGGTCCCCTTCGTGGCGCTGCACGACCAGATCAACAGCGCGGTCGACGTCATCGTCCAGCTCACCCGGTTCGCCGACGGCGCCCGCCGGATCACCGAGATCGCGCTCCTCGACAGCCACGGCGGGGAGCCGTACCGGCTCGCGACCGTGGCCCGCTTCGACGCCCAGCCCATGACCCCCGACGGCCGCGTGTACGGCGCCTTCCAGTACTTCCCGCTGCCCCGCCGTACCGCCGACCGCCTCTACATGGCGAGCCAGCCCATCCCGCAGGCCTTCGGGATCGCCCACACGGCGGCCCAACTCACCACCCGAGAAGCCAGGTAG
- a CDS encoding type II secretion system F family protein produces MELHTLVQLTTGVALLTCVLAVAGVHTYASGRAQRAALVDRLTHTGPVPEGGRRRRFRDLDRRLRRTRFGRWLELRLAATGLDVTPGEFFVYMLATVAALWLIGQATLAPFFGPLAGVLGIWAAVQFLNWQRQKRIERFINQLPELARILANATQAGLALRTAIGMAAEELEAPAGEELAKVADQLAIGQSLDDALGELADRLPSRELVVLVTTLVLSNRAGGQVVGALRNLTETLEERKETRREIRTQLSQVTMTSYAVPVLGVGALFLMNGVKAGALARMTGSPIGQACVVIAFAMYAVGFVLIRRLSRIDV; encoded by the coding sequence ATGGAACTCCACACCCTCGTCCAGCTCACCACCGGCGTGGCGCTGCTGACCTGCGTCCTGGCGGTGGCCGGCGTGCACACCTACGCCTCGGGCCGGGCCCAGCGCGCCGCCCTCGTGGACCGCCTCACGCACACCGGCCCGGTGCCGGAGGGCGGCCGCAGGCGCCGCTTCCGCGACCTCGACCGGCGGCTGCGCCGTACCCGCTTCGGCCGCTGGCTGGAACTGCGGCTGGCCGCGACCGGTCTGGACGTCACCCCGGGCGAGTTCTTCGTCTACATGCTCGCCACCGTCGCCGCGCTCTGGCTGATCGGCCAGGCCACCCTGGCCCCCTTCTTCGGCCCGCTCGCCGGAGTGCTCGGCATCTGGGCGGCGGTCCAGTTCCTCAACTGGCAGCGCCAGAAACGCATCGAGCGCTTCATCAACCAACTCCCCGAACTGGCCCGCATCCTGGCCAACGCCACCCAGGCGGGACTCGCCCTGCGCACCGCGATCGGCATGGCGGCGGAGGAACTGGAGGCCCCGGCGGGCGAGGAACTGGCCAAGGTAGCCGACCAGTTGGCGATCGGCCAGTCACTGGACGACGCGCTCGGTGAGCTGGCCGACCGCCTCCCGTCCCGCGAGCTGGTGGTCCTGGTCACGACGCTGGTGCTGTCGAACCGGGCCGGCGGCCAAGTGGTCGGCGCCCTGCGCAACCTGACCGAGACACTGGAGGAACGCAAGGAGACAAGGCGCGAGATCCGCACCCAGCTCTCCCAGGTGACCATGACGTCGTACGCCGTCCCCGTCCTGGGCGTCGGCGCGCTGTTCCTGATGAACGGCGTCAAGGCCGGCGCGCTGGCGCGGATGACCGGCTCACCGATCGGCCAGGCCTGCGTGGTCATCGCCTTCGCGATGTACGCCGTCGGCTTCGTCCTCATCCGCCGCCTGAGCCGGATCGACGTCTGA
- a CDS encoding DUF5936 domain-containing protein, with protein sequence MAFLLALLMSLGVWGAFTGIRMYRADAKLPGDLAVALEVGATRTGAVGSVIDRMGMRYAPAVLRLMGPRLVAKYRRKIDLAGNPGGLTIDRYAARRAVYGALGAVGFLVFLLRGQWFVAVLLLVFGAFWTEVGIWSAIRVRKDVIERTLPDFLDVLAVVVSAGLGFRQALDRVASRYEGPWADELRITLRQMDLGMSRRQAFAELRRRNDSEQVAMFVTALQQGEELGAPIVDTLVSLAKDMRRTDAQNARRKAARAVPKATLMITTFMVPATMLLLGAGLILGSGVDFGSLTGK encoded by the coding sequence ATGGCATTCCTGCTCGCGCTGCTGATGAGCCTCGGTGTCTGGGGCGCCTTCACCGGTATCCGCATGTACCGCGCGGATGCCAAGCTCCCGGGAGACCTCGCCGTCGCCCTGGAGGTCGGCGCCACCCGCACCGGCGCGGTCGGCTCGGTCATCGACCGCATGGGCATGCGCTACGCCCCCGCCGTGCTGCGCCTGATGGGCCCGCGCCTGGTCGCCAAGTACCGCCGCAAGATCGACCTCGCCGGCAACCCCGGCGGCCTGACCATCGACCGCTATGCGGCCCGCCGGGCGGTCTACGGCGCGCTGGGCGCCGTCGGTTTCCTGGTCTTCCTCCTCCGCGGCCAGTGGTTCGTAGCCGTACTCCTGCTGGTCTTCGGCGCGTTCTGGACGGAGGTCGGCATCTGGTCGGCGATCCGCGTCCGCAAGGACGTCATCGAGCGCACCCTGCCGGACTTCCTGGACGTGCTGGCGGTGGTGGTCAGCGCGGGCCTCGGCTTCCGCCAGGCCCTGGACCGGGTCGCCTCTCGCTACGAGGGCCCCTGGGCCGACGAACTCCGCATCACGCTCCGCCAGATGGACCTCGGCATGAGCCGCCGCCAGGCCTTCGCGGAGCTGCGGCGCAGGAACGACTCCGAGCAGGTGGCGATGTTCGTGACGGCACTGCAGCAGGGCGAGGAACTGGGAGCGCCGATCGTCGACACACTCGTCTCCCTGGCGAAGGACATGCGCCGCACCGACGCCCAGAACGCCCGCCGCAAGGCCGCCCGCGCGGTGCCCAAGGCCACGCTGATGATCACCACGTTCATGGTCCCGGCCACGATGCTGCTGCTGGGCGCGGGCCTGATCCTGGGCTCCGGGGTGGACTTCGGCTCACTCACGGGGAAGTGA
- a CDS encoding sensor histidine kinase: MKIQVSALQAMCRQVFGFRLAMIAVAAPAALLNAAPGLGVRLVGAAVVVTFMVSYVLFRDWERFGPLLLRHPSLLAADTLFGSLLLISAGPDTTLAYVSVCTPLLAGLVYSWRGAAFFASLQSLILLLVHATLKAHRHAPVAEALLLPGLCVIAGAMGSTLRNLMLRFGAATQALTTVQARLAAAEAVSAERARLAREMHDSVAKTLYGVALAADGLAATASTEAPDPARIRTQADLVSRSARRAAAESRELLRDLRREPAPDGAETSLWPELDSCIRDFTTRTALTVTCALPPPHAVPALPAPLARHLLSITAEALENAHRHASATHVDVRAAVHGDLLRLSVHDDGRGLPPGTTLERLRESGHFGLLGMVERAAQLGARIRIGRGWHERGTEVRVEVPLASLNRPGPEPGEAREAPESRESREEAP, translated from the coding sequence ATGAAGATCCAGGTCAGCGCGCTGCAGGCGATGTGCCGGCAGGTCTTCGGCTTCCGTCTGGCCATGATCGCCGTGGCGGCCCCGGCGGCCCTGCTGAACGCGGCCCCGGGACTCGGCGTCCGCCTGGTCGGCGCGGCCGTGGTCGTCACGTTCATGGTGTCCTACGTCCTCTTCCGCGACTGGGAGCGCTTCGGCCCCCTCCTGCTGCGCCACCCGTCCCTCCTCGCGGCGGACACCCTCTTCGGCTCCCTCCTGCTGATCTCGGCCGGCCCGGACACCACGCTCGCCTACGTCAGTGTCTGCACCCCGCTGCTCGCGGGCCTGGTCTACAGCTGGCGGGGCGCGGCCTTCTTCGCCTCCCTCCAGTCGCTGATCCTGCTCCTGGTCCACGCCACCCTGAAGGCCCACCGGCACGCCCCCGTCGCCGAGGCGCTCCTCCTGCCCGGCCTGTGCGTCATCGCCGGTGCCATGGGCTCGACCCTGCGCAACCTGATGCTCCGCTTCGGCGCGGCGACCCAGGCCCTGACGACGGTGCAGGCGCGCCTCGCGGCGGCGGAGGCGGTGAGCGCGGAACGCGCCCGGCTGGCCCGCGAGATGCACGATTCCGTGGCCAAGACCCTGTACGGCGTGGCCCTCGCGGCGGACGGCCTGGCGGCCACGGCCTCGACGGAGGCCCCCGATCCGGCCCGCATAAGGACCCAGGCGGACCTGGTGTCCCGCTCGGCGCGCAGGGCGGCGGCGGAGTCGCGGGAACTGCTGCGGGACCTGCGCAGGGAGCCGGCGCCGGACGGAGCGGAGACGTCCCTGTGGCCCGAACTGGACTCATGCATACGGGATTTCACGACACGTACGGCGCTGACGGTCACGTGCGCACTCCCGCCGCCGCATGCCGTTCCCGCCCTGCCGGCCCCCCTTGCCCGCCATCTGCTCTCCATCACGGCGGAGGCGCTGGAGAACGCGCACCGGCACGCGTCGGCGACCCACGTGGACGTACGCGCGGCGGTCCACGGCGACCTGCTGCGCCTGTCGGTCCACGACGACGGCCGGGGCCTGCCGCCCGGCACCACGCTCGAACGGCTCCGCGAGTCCGGTCACTTCGGTCTGCTCGGCATGGTGGAGCGGGCCGCACAGCTGGGCGCCCGGATCCGCATCGGCCGGGGCTGGCACGAACGGGGCACGGAGGTACGCGTGGAAGTACCTCTGGCGTCCCTGAACCGTCCCGGCCCCGAACCCGGGGAAGCGCGAGAAGCCCCGGAATCCCGGGAATCCCGAGAGGAGGCACCATGA
- a CDS encoding response regulator translates to MKHSPPWPEAAPAAAPLRLLVADDNPVVRAGLTALLSGREDTTVVAEATDGREAYEAALRHRPDVILLDVRMPGVDGISALPHLVRLAPVMMLTYSHETETVRKALRLGAGGYLVHGEFTTEQLVRAVRDVREGRPHVTPGAAKALLTELRANASAHAEPQVPYFLGENSPQALSQLQSSVGQSFRSRFRLSTREAEIMDLIASGMTNQQIAAACFISEKTVKNHINRIFAKLQTTTRSQAAAKWLGVA, encoded by the coding sequence ATGAAGCACAGTCCCCCCTGGCCGGAGGCCGCCCCGGCGGCGGCCCCGCTGCGGCTGCTGGTGGCCGACGACAACCCCGTGGTCAGGGCGGGCCTGACGGCCCTGCTCTCCGGCCGCGAGGACACGACGGTGGTGGCCGAGGCGACGGACGGCCGCGAGGCGTACGAGGCGGCGCTGCGACACCGCCCGGACGTCATCCTCCTCGACGTCCGCATGCCCGGGGTCGACGGAATCTCGGCATTGCCGCACCTGGTGCGGCTGGCGCCGGTCATGATGCTGACCTACAGCCATGAGACGGAGACCGTGCGGAAGGCTTTGCGGCTGGGGGCGGGCGGGTATCTGGTGCACGGCGAGTTCACGACGGAGCAGTTGGTGCGGGCGGTGCGGGATGTCCGGGAGGGGCGGCCGCATGTGACGCCGGGGGCGGCGAAGGCGTTGCTGACAGAGCTGCGCGCAAATGCATCTGCACACGCGGAGCCTCAAGTCCCGTATTTTCTAGGCGAAAACTCACCTCAAGCGCTTTCGCAACTGCAATCCTCTGTGGGACAGTCGTTCCGTTCACGTTTCCGGCTGAGTACGAGGGAGGCGGAGATCATGGACCTCATCGCGTCCGGCATGACCAACCAGCAGATCGCCGCCGCCTGCTTCATCTCCGAGAAGACGGTCAAGAACCACATCAACCGCATCTTCGCCAAACTCCAGACCACCACCAGGTCCCAGGCGGCCGCGAAGTGGCTGGGGGTGGCGTGA
- a CDS encoding Flp family type IVb pilin: protein MSNWFNTTVAYLQTRVARSDRGQTAVEYLGIIAVVVAIVLAITGTSIGQTIFDAIRNKITQVTGG from the coding sequence ATGAGCAACTGGTTCAACACCACCGTCGCATACCTGCAGACCCGGGTTGCCCGCAGCGACCGGGGGCAGACCGCGGTGGAGTACCTCGGTATCATCGCGGTGGTGGTGGCGATCGTCCTGGCGATCACGGGGACGAGCATCGGGCAGACGATCTTCGATGCGATCCGGAACAAGATCACCCAAGTCACCGGCGGCTGA
- a CDS encoding pilus assembly protein TadG-related protein — protein sequence MTVVAGLLFLALVYLAVGQAAVSRSSAQTAADAAALAAAQKTRDQLAGKWVDDVRDPTKWQAIFDGDGAVDFCWRADELATQNDATADCRPGRLSYAVDARTIKSVGDSVVPGTENVHSRAHATAVIEPLCKPPGAGAKGNALLQLTCKDKIWHLKPDDTTGLPKPEDLFDVHLADSPANDQ from the coding sequence ATCACGGTGGTGGCGGGTCTGCTCTTTCTTGCGTTGGTCTACCTCGCGGTCGGTCAGGCCGCGGTGAGCCGGAGCAGCGCGCAGACAGCGGCGGACGCGGCGGCTCTGGCGGCGGCGCAGAAGACCCGCGACCAGCTTGCGGGCAAGTGGGTGGACGACGTACGCGACCCGACGAAGTGGCAGGCCATCTTCGACGGGGACGGGGCTGTTGACTTCTGCTGGCGGGCGGACGAACTCGCCACGCAGAACGACGCGACGGCGGACTGCCGGCCCGGGCGGCTGAGCTACGCGGTCGACGCCAGGACGATCAAGTCCGTGGGTGACTCGGTGGTGCCTGGCACCGAGAACGTGCACTCGAGGGCGCATGCGACTGCCGTGATCGAACCCCTCTGCAAGCCCCCCGGTGCCGGCGCCAAGGGCAACGCCCTGCTCCAACTCACCTGCAAGGACAAGATCTGGCATCTGAAGCCGGACGACACGACGGGGCTCCCGAAGCCCGAAGACCTCTTCGACGTCCATCTGGCCGACTCACCGGCGAACGATCAATGA
- a CDS encoding OmpA family protein, with product MTTTRLALTLTAVTLLLATTPARADDTDPSQPPVTEPSASAPVKIDPTSPNLKLPEGATLAAPKVLDIKSVVEDQSGDERREDTNVDVTFALQAEVLFSKDSAKLSDDAKARIATIADEIKKQKATQIRVFGFTDNLGSAAHGDVLSKQRANAVQAVLDQDLNDPNVTFEVRGYGEQYPIADNSTEEGRRKNRRVEVSFPRTQG from the coding sequence GTGACCACCACCCGTCTCGCGCTCACCCTCACCGCCGTGACCCTCCTCCTCGCCACGACCCCGGCCCGGGCCGACGACACGGACCCGAGCCAGCCCCCCGTCACCGAACCCTCCGCCAGCGCCCCGGTGAAGATCGACCCCACCTCTCCGAACCTCAAGCTCCCCGAAGGCGCCACCCTCGCCGCGCCCAAGGTGCTGGACATCAAGTCGGTCGTCGAGGACCAGAGTGGGGACGAGCGGCGCGAGGACACCAACGTGGACGTCACCTTCGCGCTGCAGGCCGAAGTCCTCTTCAGCAAGGACAGCGCCAAGCTCAGCGACGATGCGAAGGCCCGGATCGCCACCATCGCCGATGAGATCAAGAAGCAGAAGGCCACCCAGATCCGCGTCTTCGGCTTCACCGACAACCTCGGCTCCGCCGCCCACGGCGACGTCCTGTCCAAGCAGCGCGCCAACGCCGTCCAGGCCGTCCTGGACCAGGACCTGAACGACCCGAACGTCACCTTCGAGGTCCGCGGCTACGGCGAGCAGTACCCGATCGCTGACAACTCCACCGAGGAGGGCCGGCGGAAGAACCGACGCGTCGAGGTCTCCTTCCCCCGCACCCAGGGGTAA
- a CDS encoding DUF3224 domain-containing protein yields MRASGTFKVEEFTPAEVRLPEPVVETAVPVGVATMRKRYEGEAAGVSATLFTAAYDQSSGTGTYVAMESFEGRLGERSGSFNFAHSATTHGEGREAEFFVIVPGSGTGGLAGIRGAGGMAVDADGTHRIWFEYEVGE; encoded by the coding sequence ATGAGAGCTTCAGGGACGTTCAAGGTCGAGGAGTTCACTCCGGCTGAGGTACGGCTGCCGGAGCCGGTGGTCGAGACGGCGGTGCCGGTCGGGGTGGCCACGATGCGGAAGCGGTACGAGGGCGAGGCCGCCGGAGTGTCGGCGACGCTGTTCACCGCGGCGTACGACCAGTCCAGTGGGACCGGCACCTATGTCGCCATGGAGTCCTTCGAGGGAAGACTGGGTGAGCGAAGCGGCTCCTTCAACTTCGCCCACTCGGCGACGACCCACGGGGAGGGCAGAGAGGCCGAGTTCTTCGTGATCGTGCCGGGCAGCGGGACGGGAGGGCTGGCCGGAATCCGAGGAGCCGGCGGCATGGCGGTCGACGCGGACGGCACCCATCGGATCTGGTTCGAGTACGAGGTGGGTGAGTAG
- a CDS encoding DUF192 domain-containing protein: MGRRWRDGSGRLIVPKDDGGGGGASVVLPLEIAASYRARTKGLLGRDSVVGVLLLSPASGVHTFGMRIPIDVAYLDRRLTVRAVRTMKPGRLGLPRLRARHVLEAEAGTMAGWGLRAGVRVSVEVDAVVSGAS, from the coding sequence ATGGGGCGACGCTGGCGGGACGGGTCCGGAAGACTGATCGTGCCGAAGGACGACGGAGGCGGAGGCGGAGCCTCGGTGGTCCTCCCCCTGGAGATCGCGGCCTCCTACCGGGCCCGGACCAAGGGGCTGCTGGGCCGGGACTCGGTCGTCGGGGTGCTGCTGCTGTCACCGGCGAGCGGGGTGCACACGTTCGGGATGCGGATCCCGATCGACGTCGCCTACCTGGACCGGCGCCTGACCGTCCGCGCCGTCCGCACGATGAAACCGGGCCGCCTGGGCCTGCCCCGGCTGCGCGCACGGCATGTCCTGGAGGCGGAGGCGGGGACGATGGCGGGGTGGGGACTGCGGGCGGGGGTGCGGGTGAGTGTCGAGGTGGACGCTGTTGTCAGTGGCGCGTCCTAG